A stretch of the Sphingomonas sp. CL5.1 genome encodes the following:
- a CDS encoding amidase, which translates to MADDMPQSGAGAPSPVGIERLLDEQDALGLAALVKAREVSPAELLEAAISRAEARDPQFNFMAQRHYNYARATVVRGVPDGPLAGVPWLLKDLNTYIEGELTENGSRLWRGNRATRTSELVHRIERAGMVIFGKTTTPEFGLTGTTESALCGVTRNPWSPVHIAGGSSGGAAAAVAAGVVPAAHATDGGGSIRIPASCCGLFGLKPSRGRVPMGPARTEGWGGLSAHHAVTRSVRDSAAILDATHGIEPGSRYGAPAPAETFLSQVGRDPGRLRIALTTTAPSGTPVDPECVEATRAAARLCESLGHIVEEAAPPIDAAAYGQASFVLIAASVAADCEQRAAALGKTLGTDLVEPITLRFVDYGRSTTGVDFARANATVQEIAVRLAGFMADYDVILSPTIGTLPLEIGAISLTPTTDFETWGRVASTFAAFTGVYNGTGQPSMSVPLGMSASGLPIGVMFTARYAEEALLLRLAAQLELAAPWAARRATV; encoded by the coding sequence GTGGCGGACGACATGCCGCAATCCGGGGCGGGCGCGCCGTCGCCCGTTGGTATCGAGCGCCTGCTCGACGAGCAGGACGCGCTCGGCCTCGCGGCGCTGGTGAAGGCCAGGGAGGTTTCCCCGGCCGAGCTGCTGGAGGCCGCGATTTCCCGCGCCGAGGCGCGCGATCCGCAGTTCAACTTCATGGCGCAGCGTCATTACAACTACGCCCGCGCGACGGTCGTGCGTGGCGTGCCGGATGGGCCGCTGGCGGGCGTGCCGTGGCTGCTCAAGGACCTCAACACCTATATCGAGGGCGAACTGACCGAGAACGGCAGCCGCCTCTGGCGCGGCAATCGCGCGACGCGGACGTCGGAGCTGGTGCACCGGATCGAGCGCGCGGGCATGGTGATCTTCGGCAAGACCACCACGCCTGAGTTCGGCCTGACCGGTACGACCGAATCCGCCCTGTGCGGCGTGACGCGCAATCCGTGGAGCCCGGTGCATATCGCCGGCGGCTCGTCGGGCGGCGCGGCGGCGGCGGTGGCGGCCGGCGTGGTCCCGGCGGCGCACGCCACCGATGGCGGCGGCTCGATCCGCATTCCCGCTTCCTGCTGCGGCCTGTTCGGGCTAAAGCCGAGCCGGGGCCGCGTGCCGATGGGGCCGGCGCGCACCGAGGGGTGGGGCGGTCTCTCGGCGCATCATGCGGTAACGCGGAGCGTGCGCGACTCCGCGGCGATCCTCGATGCGACGCACGGCATCGAACCCGGCTCGCGCTACGGCGCGCCGGCGCCGGCCGAAACCTTCCTCTCGCAGGTCGGGCGCGATCCGGGGCGGCTGCGCATCGCACTGACGACCACGGCGCCGTCCGGCACGCCGGTCGATCCCGAATGCGTCGAGGCGACGCGCGCCGCCGCGCGCCTGTGCGAGAGTCTCGGCCATATCGTCGAGGAAGCCGCGCCGCCGATCGACGCCGCCGCTTACGGGCAAGCCTCGTTCGTGCTGATCGCCGCCTCGGTCGCCGCCGATTGCGAGCAGCGCGCCGCCGCGCTCGGCAAGACGCTCGGGACGGACCTGGTGGAGCCGATCACGCTCCGTTTCGTCGATTACGGGCGGAGCACCACCGGCGTGGATTTCGCCCGCGCCAATGCGACGGTGCAGGAAATCGCGGTGAGGCTGGCCGGCTTCATGGCGGATTACGACGTGATCCTGTCCCCCACGATCGGCACCCTGCCGCTGGAGATCGGCGCGATCAGCCTGACGCCGACCACCGATTTCGAGACCTGGGGCAGGGTGGCGAGCACCTTCGCCGCCTTCACCGGCGTCTATAACGGCACCGGCCAGCCGAGCATGTCGGTGCCGCTCGGCATGTCGGCGAGCGGTCTGCCGATCGGGGTGATGTTCACCGCGCGCTACGCGGAGGAGGCGCTGCTGTTGCGCCTTGCCGCGCAACTGGAGCTGGCCGCGCCCTGGGCGGCTCGCCGCGCGACTGTCTGA
- a CDS encoding Rieske 2Fe-2S domain-containing protein, whose translation MSDAEKEKSAPVDARVPPVAVWQVLEKLKGQELIDWRVAEVKNRPSVKERNLDMGFPFGWYPVMLSSELEAGVAKPLRYFSTDLAIWRGMDGRVRMLDAYCKHLGAHLGHGGRVSGNLLECPFHAWRYDGEEGVVKEIPYARAIPPQVKRKCTRTWHVKEANRWVWMWYHPQDVAPLWEVVELPEASNPEWTDFEVYEWNVWGSLQNMAENGVDFAHFQFIHGTANMPKAEMRWSDWGRGADVRAKMGTPQGEVDGCISFDTVGPGQNWTRFTGISETLLVACLTPVEQDHIHARFCFTQPKSQTEGPMAGLARAMIKDICKQFDQDKVVWDRQRFEPNPIICDGDGPIPQFRRHYSRFYAKPDGGPDAGKVEPLKVAS comes from the coding sequence ATGTCCGATGCCGAAAAGGAAAAAAGCGCCCCCGTCGATGCGCGCGTCCCCCCCGTCGCGGTGTGGCAGGTGCTGGAGAAGCTGAAGGGGCAGGAACTGATCGACTGGCGCGTGGCGGAAGTGAAGAACCGCCCGTCGGTCAAGGAGCGCAACCTCGACATGGGCTTCCCGTTCGGCTGGTATCCGGTGATGCTGTCGAGCGAGCTGGAGGCGGGCGTCGCCAAGCCGCTACGCTATTTCTCGACCGATCTCGCGATCTGGCGCGGCATGGACGGCCGGGTGCGGATGCTCGACGCTTATTGCAAGCATCTCGGCGCGCATCTCGGTCATGGCGGGCGGGTGAGCGGCAACCTGCTGGAATGCCCGTTCCACGCCTGGCGCTATGACGGTGAGGAAGGCGTGGTGAAGGAAATCCCGTATGCCCGCGCGATCCCGCCGCAGGTGAAGCGCAAGTGCACGCGCACATGGCACGTCAAGGAAGCCAATCGCTGGGTCTGGATGTGGTATCACCCGCAGGACGTCGCGCCGCTGTGGGAAGTCGTCGAATTGCCCGAGGCGAGCAATCCCGAGTGGACCGATTTCGAGGTCTATGAGTGGAACGTCTGGGGCAGCTTGCAAAACATGGCGGAGAACGGAGTCGATTTCGCGCATTTCCAGTTCATCCACGGCACCGCCAACATGCCCAAGGCGGAGATGCGCTGGAGCGACTGGGGACGCGGCGCCGATGTCCGCGCCAAGATGGGCACGCCGCAGGGCGAGGTTGACGGCTGCATCTCGTTCGACACGGTCGGGCCGGGCCAGAACTGGACGCGTTTTACCGGCATTTCCGAGACGCTGCTGGTCGCCTGCCTGACGCCGGTGGAGCAGGACCATATCCATGCGCGCTTCTGCTTCACGCAGCCTAAGTCGCAGACCGAGGGGCCGATGGCCGGCCTCGCCCGCGCGATGATAAAGGACATCTGCAAGCAGTTCGATCAGGACAAGGTGGTGTGGGACCGGCAGCGGTTCGAGCCGAATCCGATCATCTGCGACGGCGACGGCCCGATCCCGCAATTCCGGCGCCATTACAGCCGCTTCTACGCCAAGCCCGACGGCGGCCCGGATGCGGGCAAGGTCGAGCCGCTGAAGGTCGCGAGCTAG
- a CDS encoding amidohydrolase family protein, translated as MPNDIKIIDCMLGIPHAEDRGDWFDSFRPLLKDAQSRDQFAMPAQYMFKDIPETGKVDDFVKWTVDQMDRFNIEKALVGWNDNDTSRRAKERYPDRFFFDLPCNPNNGVDEVRRIKRIHQEVGLSAISVFPSGTLPQVAINHKYMFPLYTCAAELGLPILLNAGIPGPRIPMETQKVEHLDEVCWFFPDLKVVMRHGAEPWEALAVKLMLKWPNLYYSTSAFAPKHYPKAIIDYANTRGADKIIYAGYFPMGMSLDRIFADMPNVPFKDEVWPKFLRENAIKVFGLGE; from the coding sequence ATGCCCAACGATATTAAGATCATCGACTGTATGCTCGGCATCCCTCACGCGGAGGATCGCGGCGACTGGTTCGACAGCTTCCGCCCGTTGTTGAAGGACGCGCAGTCGCGCGACCAGTTCGCGATGCCCGCGCAATATATGTTCAAGGACATCCCGGAGACCGGCAAGGTCGACGATTTCGTCAAATGGACGGTCGACCAGATGGACCGTTTCAACATCGAGAAGGCGCTGGTCGGCTGGAACGACAACGACACCTCGCGCCGCGCTAAGGAACGCTATCCCGATCGCTTCTTCTTCGACCTGCCGTGCAACCCCAATAACGGGGTGGACGAGGTGCGGCGGATCAAGCGCATCCATCAGGAGGTGGGTCTGTCCGCGATCAGCGTGTTCCCCTCGGGCACGCTGCCGCAGGTGGCGATCAACCACAAATATATGTTCCCGCTCTATACTTGCGCGGCGGAGCTCGGCCTGCCGATCCTGCTCAACGCGGGTATCCCCGGCCCGCGCATTCCGATGGAGACGCAGAAGGTCGAGCATCTCGACGAGGTGTGCTGGTTCTTCCCGGACCTCAAGGTGGTGATGCGCCACGGCGCGGAGCCGTGGGAAGCATTGGCGGTGAAGCTGATGCTGAAATGGCCGAACCTTTATTATTCGACCAGCGCCTTCGCGCCGAAACATTATCCGAAGGCGATCATCGACTACGCCAACACGCGCGGCGCCGACAAGATCATCTACGCCGGATATTTCCCGATGGGGATGAGCCTCGATCGCATCTTCGCCGACATGCCGAACGTGCCGTTCAAGGACGAGGTGTGGCCGAAATTCCTGCGCGAGAACGCCATCAAGGTCTTTGGTTTGGGAGAATGA
- a CDS encoding class I adenylate-forming enzyme family protein: MSTIDPTVAQLTAPGTPFAIGEQDGMRRFVNAPASLDMLIESGRRHGAATFVVEGDARLSFDDVFARRDALAAALPVTPGEHVVICMRNRAAWMVAFLAVMRAGGVAVLVNSRGAPAELRAAVEDFAPPLVLADRERAELLRQSGYDGDILEAKDFPLEGGADFVPPARGRDDPATVLFTSGTTGRVKGAVLTHGNMVTALMGVQLSGLMVLHDVARKMGVAPEALMVGRPQAAVLLVYPLFHISGLVANFLTPLLTGGKVVIMRRWDAEEALRLIEAERISMFSGVPTMLWDVLHRARLADADLSSLTNIASGGQALPINLLDAIRERCPNAAMGTGYGMTETSGTVAMAVGEDFIRRRAATGRVLDLYEVRIEGPDGAALPPGEAGEIVVRGPTVMQGYWNRPEETAAVLGPDGWLRTGDIGYVDDENYLFIVDRKKDMVISGGENIYCAEVERVLSLIPELVECAAFGLPDERLGERLVAVVVGEGLDEDKVRHHVGEHLARYKAPVRVGISTVTLPRNGLGKVDKAQLRSLWPQLAGDR; encoded by the coding sequence ATGAGCACTATTGATCCAACCGTCGCGCAACTCACCGCCCCCGGCACACCCTTCGCGATCGGCGAGCAGGACGGGATGCGCCGCTTCGTCAACGCGCCCGCCAGCCTCGACATGCTGATCGAGAGCGGGCGGCGCCATGGGGCTGCGACCTTCGTGGTCGAGGGCGACGCGCGGCTGAGCTTCGACGACGTGTTCGCGCGGCGCGACGCGCTGGCGGCGGCACTGCCGGTCACGCCGGGCGAGCATGTCGTGATCTGCATGCGCAACCGCGCGGCGTGGATGGTCGCCTTCCTCGCGGTGATGCGCGCGGGCGGCGTGGCCGTGCTGGTCAACAGCCGCGGCGCGCCGGCCGAATTGCGCGCGGCGGTGGAGGATTTCGCGCCGCCCCTCGTGCTCGCCGATCGCGAGCGGGCGGAGCTGCTGCGCCAGTCCGGTTATGACGGCGATATCCTGGAGGCGAAGGATTTTCCGCTCGAAGGCGGCGCGGATTTCGTGCCGCCGGCGCGCGGGCGGGACGATCCGGCGACGGTGCTGTTCACCTCCGGCACCACCGGCCGGGTGAAGGGCGCGGTGCTGACCCACGGCAATATGGTGACGGCGCTGATGGGCGTGCAGCTTTCCGGGCTGATGGTGCTCCACGATGTCGCGCGGAAGATGGGCGTCGCGCCCGAGGCTCTGATGGTCGGGCGGCCGCAGGCGGCGGTGCTGCTGGTCTATCCCCTGTTCCACATCTCGGGGCTGGTCGCCAATTTCCTCACGCCGCTGCTCACGGGCGGCAAGGTGGTCATCATGCGCCGCTGGGATGCGGAGGAGGCGCTGCGGCTGATCGAGGCGGAGCGCATCTCGATGTTCAGCGGCGTGCCGACGATGTTGTGGGACGTGCTGCACCGCGCGCGGCTGGCGGACGCTGACCTGTCCTCGCTGACCAATATCGCGTCGGGCGGGCAGGCGCTGCCGATCAACCTGCTCGATGCGATCCGTGAGCGTTGTCCCAACGCGGCGATGGGCACCGGCTATGGCATGACCGAGACGTCCGGCACCGTGGCGATGGCGGTGGGCGAGGATTTCATCCGCCGCCGCGCCGCGACCGGCCGCGTCCTCGACCTCTACGAAGTGCGCATCGAAGGGCCGGACGGCGCGGCGCTGCCGCCGGGCGAGGCGGGCGAGATCGTCGTGCGCGGGCCGACCGTGATGCAGGGCTATTGGAACCGCCCGGAGGAAACCGCCGCCGTGCTCGGCCCGGACGGCTGGCTGCGCACCGGCGACATCGGTTACGTCGATGACGAGAACTACCTGTTCATCGTCGACCGCAAGAAGGACATGGTGATCTCCGGCGGCGAGAACATCTATTGCGCCGAGGTGGAGCGGGTGCTGAGCCTGATCCCCGAGCTTGTCGAATGCGCCGCCTTCGGCCTGCCCGACGAGCGGCTCGGCGAGCGGCTCGTCGCGGTGGTGGTGGGCGAGGGGCTGGACGAGGACAAGGTCCGCCATCACGTCGGCGAGCATCTCGCGCGCTACAAGGCGCCCGTCCGCGTCGGTATCTCCACCGTGACCCTGCCGCGCAACGGCCTCGGCAAGGTCGACAAGGCACAACTCCGTTCACTCTGGCCGCAACTCGCGGGAGACCGATGA
- a CDS encoding AMP-binding protein, translated as MMAAQFHLADLFEIVAGAVGDRIAIRHDGGAISYAGLNDRADRLATALADRGIGRGATVGLYLMNGPEYLEAFLAAMKCGAVPFNINYRYRAEELRYLLDNADAAAVIHGAEFAPVLRAIRGDLPKLKATVAVEDGSGEDIAGSERYDDLLRTAPRTGFERSEDDIVLIYTGGTTGMPKGVMWPHKAFLFGCLGGGGHFHPAGPIAAPEDIAVRAREGHPLRFFPIAPLMHGAATWGSWSALLGGLTIVLDPVRHFDPEAIWDKVEREQVNIIAIVGDAMAVPLRDALYAHPDRWNLAHIVNFGSGGAVFSAHVKADIRAKLPPHATITDGMGSSETGISGMAEASGEGMMRLPANENQQVVVGDRLASTGETGLIARSGHTPVGYYGDPVKTAETFRMIGGRLWAVSGDSGRLDSDGKITMLGRGSTCINTGGEKVFPEEVETALRTHPAILDAVVAGQKDARWGERVVGIVSRRAGVAQPSFEEVSAHLKRRLAGYKVPKALVWVDAVKRSPAGKQDYRWAKELAGTA; from the coding sequence ATGATGGCCGCGCAATTCCACCTAGCCGATCTGTTCGAGATCGTCGCCGGCGCGGTGGGCGACCGGATCGCGATCCGGCATGACGGCGGCGCGATCAGCTATGCCGGGCTGAACGATCGCGCCGACCGGCTCGCCACGGCGCTGGCCGATCGCGGGATCGGGCGGGGGGCGACGGTCGGCCTCTATCTGATGAACGGGCCGGAATATCTGGAAGCGTTCCTCGCGGCGATGAAATGCGGGGCGGTGCCGTTCAACATCAACTATCGCTATCGCGCCGAGGAACTGCGCTACCTGCTCGACAATGCCGATGCGGCGGCGGTGATCCACGGCGCGGAGTTCGCGCCCGTATTGCGCGCGATTCGCGGCGACCTGCCGAAGCTCAAGGCGACGGTCGCTGTGGAGGACGGGTCGGGCGAGGATATCGCCGGATCGGAGCGTTACGACGACCTGCTCCGCACCGCGCCGCGCACGGGTTTCGAGCGGAGCGAGGACGATATCGTCCTGATCTACACCGGCGGCACAACGGGGATGCCGAAGGGCGTGATGTGGCCGCACAAGGCGTTCCTGTTCGGCTGCCTGGGCGGTGGAGGGCATTTCCACCCCGCCGGGCCGATCGCCGCGCCGGAGGATATCGCCGTCCGCGCGCGCGAGGGGCATCCCCTGCGCTTCTTCCCGATCGCGCCATTGATGCACGGGGCGGCGACCTGGGGAAGCTGGTCGGCGCTGCTCGGCGGGCTGACCATCGTGCTCGATCCGGTCCGCCACTTCGACCCCGAGGCGATCTGGGACAAGGTGGAGCGCGAGCAGGTCAACATCATCGCGATCGTCGGCGACGCGATGGCGGTGCCGCTGCGCGATGCGCTCTACGCGCACCCCGATCGCTGGAACCTCGCGCATATCGTGAATTTCGGATCGGGCGGCGCGGTGTTCTCCGCGCACGTCAAGGCAGATATCAGGGCGAAGCTGCCGCCGCACGCCACGATCACCGACGGCATGGGATCGAGCGAGACGGGCATCTCCGGCATGGCGGAGGCGAGCGGCGAGGGCATGATGCGTCTGCCCGCCAACGAGAACCAGCAGGTGGTGGTCGGCGATCGCCTTGCGAGCACGGGCGAGACCGGGCTGATCGCGCGCAGCGGCCACACGCCGGTCGGCTATTACGGCGATCCGGTGAAGACGGCGGAAACATTCCGCATGATCGGCGGGCGGCTGTGGGCGGTGAGCGGCGACAGCGGCCGGCTCGACTCCGACGGGAAGATCACCATGCTCGGCCGTGGATCGACCTGCATCAACACCGGCGGCGAGAAGGTCTTTCCCGAGGAGGTGGAGACCGCGCTGCGCACCCATCCCGCGATCCTCGACGCGGTGGTTGCCGGGCAGAAGGACGCGCGCTGGGGCGAGCGCGTGGTGGGGATCGTCTCGCGCCGCGCGGGCGTGGCGCAGCCGTCGTTTGAGGAGGTTTCGGCGCACCTGAAGCGGCGGCTCGCCGGCTACAAGGTGCCCAAGGCGCTGGTGTGGGTCGATGCGGTGAAGCGCTCGCCCGCCGGCAAACAGGATTATCGCTGGGCGAAGGAGCTTGCAGGCACCGCATGA
- a CDS encoding SDR family NAD(P)-dependent oxidoreductase, whose translation MTEPKIALVTGASRGAGRGIARGLGEKGMTVYVTGRTVTPGDARGWDGTVLPGTVAETAAEVTKAGGKGVPVMCDHADDAQVAALFARIAAEAGRLDILVNNATYIHHQLIEKKPFWEKELDAARILDVGLRSAYVASWHAARMMVEQGSGLIAFGSSFGASCYMHGPAYGAQKAGIDKFAHDMEHDLRGTGVRTVSIWMGPLVTERSAIASKTNPEQYEGFIATAENPEFTAHILYALASDPRGAELSGRTLIAAEIARELGVTDRGKERPSYREMLGSPPAPNPAAVY comes from the coding sequence ATGACGGAACCGAAGATCGCGCTCGTCACCGGGGCCAGTCGCGGGGCCGGGCGCGGGATCGCGCGCGGGCTGGGCGAGAAGGGCATGACCGTTTACGTCACCGGCCGCACTGTGACGCCGGGCGACGCGCGCGGCTGGGACGGCACGGTGCTGCCCGGCACGGTCGCCGAGACGGCGGCGGAAGTGACGAAGGCGGGCGGCAAGGGCGTGCCGGTGATGTGCGATCATGCCGACGACGCGCAGGTCGCCGCGTTGTTCGCGCGGATCGCGGCGGAGGCCGGGCGGCTCGATATCCTCGTCAACAACGCCACCTATATTCACCATCAGCTCATCGAGAAGAAGCCCTTCTGGGAGAAGGAGCTGGACGCGGCGCGCATCCTCGATGTCGGGCTGCGCTCGGCCTATGTCGCGAGCTGGCACGCGGCGCGGATGATGGTGGAGCAGGGAAGCGGGCTGATCGCCTTCGGCTCGTCGTTCGGCGCGAGCTGCTACATGCACGGCCCGGCCTATGGCGCGCAGAAGGCGGGGATCGACAAGTTCGCGCACGACATGGAGCATGATCTGCGCGGCACCGGCGTGCGCACCGTCTCGATCTGGATGGGGCCGCTCGTCACCGAGCGTTCGGCGATCGCCAGCAAGACCAACCCGGAGCAATATGAGGGCTTCATCGCCACCGCCGAGAATCCGGAGTTCACCGCGCATATCCTATACGCGCTGGCGAGCGACCCGCGCGGGGCGGAGCTTTCCGGCCGCACGTTGATCGCGGCGGAGATCGCGCGCGAGCTTGGCGTCACCGATCGCGGCAAGGAGCGGCCCTCCTATCGCGAGATGCTGGGCAGCCCGCCCGCGCCGAATCCGGCGGCGGTTTATTGA
- a CDS encoding SDR family NAD(P)-dependent oxidoreductase has protein sequence MGMMTGKVALVTGAGQGVGEGIALALASEGAAVAVTGRTIEKLDRTCALIAARGGAAIPLACDVKRPADLARIVEETAARLGGIDILVNNAQEVPNGKLMEVTDEAFLAGFESGPLAAHRLMKLVHPHLVARGGGVIVNLISSVTVRWDMTGYGAYAAVKKAIHALTRAAAAEWGRQGIRALSIAPHAESPGLKWWMKNNPEEAEAFFRTIPLGRVGRLEEDIGRAVVALCSSDMAYLTGAVVPLDGGQANFG, from the coding sequence GTGGGGATGATGACCGGCAAGGTCGCACTGGTCACGGGCGCTGGGCAAGGCGTCGGTGAGGGCATTGCGCTGGCATTGGCGAGCGAGGGCGCGGCGGTCGCCGTCACGGGCCGCACGATCGAGAAGCTCGATCGCACCTGCGCGCTGATCGCGGCGCGCGGCGGCGCCGCGATCCCGCTCGCCTGCGACGTGAAGCGGCCGGCCGACCTCGCGCGGATCGTGGAGGAGACGGCGGCGCGACTCGGCGGAATCGACATCCTCGTCAACAATGCGCAGGAAGTGCCCAACGGCAAGCTGATGGAGGTCACCGACGAGGCGTTCCTCGCGGGTTTCGAATCCGGCCCGCTCGCGGCGCACCGGCTGATGAAGCTGGTCCATCCGCATCTGGTGGCGCGGGGCGGCGGGGTCATCGTCAACCTCATCTCCTCCGTCACGGTGCGCTGGGACATGACGGGCTATGGCGCTTACGCGGCGGTCAAGAAAGCAATCCACGCGCTCACCCGCGCGGCGGCGGCGGAATGGGGGCGGCAGGGCATCCGTGCGCTGTCGATCGCGCCGCATGCCGAATCGCCCGGACTCAAATGGTGGATGAAGAACAACCCGGAGGAGGCGGAAGCGTTCTTCCGCACCATCCCGCTCGGCCGTGTGGGCCGGCTGGAGGAGGATATCGGCCGCGCGGTGGTGGCCTTGTGCTCGTCCGACATGGCCTATCTCACGGGGGCGGTGGTGCCGCTCGACGGTGGGCAAGCCAATTTCGGCTGA
- a CDS encoding SDR family NAD(P)-dependent oxidoreductase — protein MSQDFTGRVAIITGGSDGIGRATARLLAERGASVVICARRPEKLEEARAEIAKVGKVEAVQLDVSDDAAFTKVIEDVAARHGRLDMLVNNAMSVHYAPIGKLTLDHWRKDFAVNADAVFVGTKAAMKVMMAAGRGSIVNISSSCGIRAAPYMASYSASKAALIQFTAVAAMEAARSGVRVNAIVPGQVQTPSTEDFASKAPDTAAKTADAIPMGRGGEPDELAEAIIFMLSDAASYITGTALPVDGGKAAQLYLPS, from the coding sequence ATGAGCCAGGATTTCACCGGGCGCGTCGCGATCATCACGGGGGGCAGCGACGGGATCGGCCGCGCCACCGCCCGGCTGCTCGCGGAGCGGGGCGCCAGCGTCGTCATCTGCGCCCGCCGCCCCGAGAAACTGGAGGAAGCCCGCGCCGAGATCGCGAAGGTCGGCAAGGTCGAGGCGGTGCAGCTCGACGTGTCGGACGACGCGGCCTTCACGAAAGTGATCGAGGACGTCGCCGCGCGGCACGGCCGGCTCGACATGCTGGTGAACAACGCCATGTCGGTCCATTACGCGCCGATCGGCAAGCTGACGCTGGATCACTGGCGCAAGGATTTCGCGGTCAACGCCGACGCCGTGTTCGTCGGCACCAAGGCGGCGATGAAGGTGATGATGGCGGCGGGTCGCGGCTCGATCGTCAACATCTCCTCCTCCTGCGGCATCCGCGCCGCGCCTTACATGGCGAGCTATTCCGCGTCCAAGGCGGCGCTGATCCAGTTCACCGCCGTCGCCGCGATGGAGGCGGCGCGCTCGGGCGTGCGCGTCAACGCGATCGTGCCGGGGCAGGTGCAGACCCCGAGCACCGAGGATTTCGCGTCCAAGGCCCCCGACACCGCCGCCAAGACCGCCGACGCCATCCCGATGGGGCGCGGCGGCGAGCCGGACGAGCTGGCGGAGGCGATCATCTTCATGCTCTCCGACGCGGCGAGCTATATCACCGGCACCGCGCTTCCGGTCGACGGCGGCAAGGCGGCGCAACTCTATCTTCCTTCCTGA
- a CDS encoding FAD-dependent oxidoreductase has protein sequence MGWDKEVDVLVVGSGAGGLLSALVAADAHADVLVIEKEPLWGGTSATSGAGIWIPASDQAAAVGFHDKVEDAFAYVRALSADNVPDANIRAYVSNAAPMLRWLTQHTPIEYHAFPYPDYHAENPGGSPTGYRTHMPLPIDGRQLGRDVETLRFASPAASLFGYLNWHFDETYMLLFRAKGWQMHLAKSLARYWFDLPFRLRSRKDRRLTLGNALLGGLRIALNRQNVPVWLETPMRELVEKDGRIAGVVVEHRGRPMRIGARRGVVLAAGGFDKNQAMRDAYAPSYPRALYSGGTSGNTGDSIRAGMAVGAATMNMQSAWAAPVFYVPGEDRGRLCTIERALPGCIMVNQSGARYLNEAASYHIVGQQMAARQREHRDADPSWMIFDHDFRHKYPMGPLLPLVPDALQSRGVRKILRKGRTIEELAAKIGADAATLAATVARFNAGAVKGEDPDFHRGEAAYDKMYGDPRVTPNPSLAPMVKGPFYAMPIHPGDIGTNGGLVTDERARVIDGAGKPIAGLYAVGNNAASAMGESYPGAGVTIGPALTFGYLAARDLTGTNE, from the coding sequence ATGGGGTGGGACAAGGAAGTCGACGTCCTGGTCGTCGGGTCCGGCGCGGGCGGGCTGCTTTCCGCATTGGTGGCGGCGGATGCCCATGCCGACGTGCTGGTGATCGAGAAGGAGCCGCTTTGGGGCGGCACCTCCGCCACTTCCGGCGCGGGCATCTGGATTCCCGCGAGCGATCAGGCGGCGGCGGTCGGCTTCCATGACAAGGTGGAGGACGCCTTCGCCTATGTCCGCGCGCTGTCGGCGGACAATGTGCCGGACGCGAACATCCGCGCCTATGTCTCGAACGCCGCTCCGATGCTGCGCTGGCTGACGCAGCATACGCCGATCGAATACCACGCCTTTCCCTATCCCGATTATCACGCCGAGAACCCCGGCGGCAGCCCGACCGGCTATCGCACGCACATGCCGCTGCCGATCGACGGGCGGCAGCTCGGCCGCGACGTGGAGACGTTGCGCTTCGCCTCTCCCGCCGCGAGCCTGTTCGGCTATCTCAACTGGCATTTCGACGAAACCTATATGCTGCTGTTCCGCGCGAAGGGCTGGCAGATGCATCTCGCGAAATCGCTCGCGCGCTACTGGTTCGACCTCCCCTTCCGCCTGCGCTCGCGCAAGGATCGGCGGCTGACGCTCGGCAACGCGCTGCTCGGCGGCCTGCGCATCGCGCTCAACAGGCAAAACGTGCCGGTGTGGCTGGAGACGCCGATGCGCGAGCTGGTCGAGAAGGACGGGCGCATCGCCGGCGTCGTCGTCGAGCATCGGGGGCGGCCGATGCGCATCGGCGCGCGGCGCGGCGTGGTGCTGGCGGCTGGCGGATTCGACAAGAACCAGGCGATGCGCGACGCCTATGCGCCAAGCTATCCGCGCGCGCTCTACAGCGGCGGCACCTCGGGCAATACCGGCGATTCGATCCGCGCCGGCATGGCGGTCGGCGCGGCGACGATGAACATGCAGTCCGCCTGGGCCGCGCCGGTTTTCTACGTGCCGGGCGAGGATCGCGGGCGGCTCTGCACGATCGAGCGTGCGCTGCCGGGCTGCATCATGGTCAACCAGTCGGGCGCGCGTTATCTCAACGAGGCGGCATCCTATCATATCGTCGGGCAGCAGATGGCGGCGCGGCAGCGCGAGCATCGGGACGCCGATCCGAGCTGGATGATCTTCGACCATGATTTCCGCCATAAGTATCCGATGGGACCGCTGCTGCCTTTGGTGCCGGATGCGCTCCAGTCGAGGGGCGTGCGCAAGATCCTGCGCAAGGGCCGCACGATCGAGGAACTCGCCGCGAAGATCGGGGCGGACGCGGCTACGCTCGCCGCCACGGTCGCGCGCTTCAACGCTGGTGCCGTGAAGGGCGAGGACCCCGATTTCCATCGCGGCGAGGCGGCCTATGACAAGATGTACGGCGATCCGCGCGTCACGCCCAATCCGTCGCTCGCGCCGATGGTGAAAGGGCCGTTCTACGCCATGCCGATCCACCCCGGCGACATCGGCACCAACGGCGGCCTCGTCACCGACGAGCGCGCGCGGGTGATCGACGGCGCGGGCAAGCCGATCGCCGGCCTCTATGCGGTGGGCAACAACGCGGCCTCCGCGATGGGCGAGAGCTATCCGGGCGCGGGCGTTACGATCGGGCCGGCGCTGACTTTCGGCTATCTCGCCGCGCGCGACCTGACCGGCACCAACGAGTGA